Within Primulina tabacum isolate GXHZ01 chromosome 5, ASM2559414v2, whole genome shotgun sequence, the genomic segment CTACTGCTTTCACAGGAGGGTTCACAGGAGGGTAATGTTACGAGTTTAAATCACAATATGGCAGAAAATTAAAGCAATAACAGAACTATGTATGAGTATGAAAAGGAATTAAATGTCACCACAGGGATGGTTAGCACAATAGTGTGTTCACACTAATCGACAGAATGGTGCTGACTACTGAGGACAAAGTCACAAAACAGAAGTAGGACGAGTTCCTGCAGAGTGCAGAAGAAAGGCGTTATCTGATGGCTACCAACATCATTGACATAAAAGTTCTTTGCAGTCATATCTTCTGCAGCAACATGAATGTTGGATACACATTTTTCATAGATTGTAATAATCATGAATGAAACGTCCTATATCATCCCACTTAGCTTCTATTAGCAAATATATGTTCTTCTCACCTTGTCCTCGTCCTCAATTAATCACAACAATTATAACTATGATCAGCAACTCTAGCAATAAAACGCAATTTAACAATATTAGTAAAGTAGTAACACCATAAATCATTAGCAGCAATGAAGCATGCCCGTATTTAAGTTCAGTAATCTGTGTAATATCCGAAAAGTGGAGCATcaacataaattaaataatccaagtaccataaaatattattgctTCCTCAGTTCCTAATTAGAAAGAGTACAAGAACACCCAGAACTCTCCTCGCTATTAAATCTGAGTCGTGTATTTTTTAACTACATAgcatatatcaatacaaaacGAACTCAACAAGAACCGAGTCGAGACACGAGAATTATATCACCCACAAACCGATTACACAACACAAATATATATCCCCAAAACAATAAGCAAAGTACCAAACAAGGCCAACCCCACATGGGTTTCCTCTCCAAGAATCATCCCAAAAACTGCAGTCGCAGCAAAGGTAGTGCCATTGGTCACAGGCACAGCTAAAGAAATAGGAGAATCGCTCAAAATGGCAAAGAAAGTGGCTGAGGCTGAAAGATTTATCAGGAAAGGCAAAGTGTACTGCCAAATCAACAGAAGCTTCAGCCATTTCTTGAGTTGGGACGCGTCTGATTGAGGCGTAGATTTAAGCGCTTGGTCCCATATGAGTGCACCTTTGCGCATTAGGGCATTCGTCGCCCCCCAAACAAGGCCTATTGCCACCATCTTCTCAACATCTTTTCCAAGCATTTCCCCTTGGAGAATACGATAATACTGTAAAGTTCAGATTTTATGCCGCTTGATTTTGCCCTCTAGATGGAGCCTTCTACCATCTAATCCCTCTCTTGTTTGAAGATCTAAGCCAAACTTGTTTATTATTACCATAATTCGGATCAAATTATGTAAAGTCGTCTACAAAAATTtacttccaatattttacacaCATCCT encodes:
- the LOC142545609 gene encoding uncharacterized protein LOC142545609, with the protein product MLGKDVEKMVAIGLVWGATNALMRKGALIWDQALKSTPQSDASQLKKWLKLLLIWQYTLPFLINLSASATFFAILSDSPISLAVPVTNGTTFAATAVFGMILGEETHVGLALFGTLLIVLGIYICVV